A window from Citrus sinensis cultivar Valencia sweet orange chromosome 3, DVS_A1.0, whole genome shotgun sequence encodes these proteins:
- the LOC102621393 gene encoding protein FAR1-RELATED SEQUENCE 5, with product MACSAGHEFIDGEGCSDNDTLESFDEHDTTEDGLLQNYNSHDVINDELNVVIPSMEGFTADSSESLEPCMGMTFPSLEDARDFYYEYAKRTGFTIRTNRIRHSLKNMAIIGRDFVCSREGFRAAKHALRKDRVLPPRPVTREGCKAMIRLAARDGGKWAVTKFVREHNHKLLTHCKFPGELPIVNILSEEEKDKKIRDLYNELQRERERSAAIQQQLRLILKDLEEHAEIMSIRVEDIVNSLREIELDEL from the exons ATGGCCTGTTCTGCTGGACATGAATTTATAGATGGTGAAGGCTGTTCGGATAACGATACATTGGAAAGCTTTGATGAACATGATACCACAGAAGATGGGCTGTTGCAGAATTACAATTCGCACGATGTTATAAATGATGAATTGAATGTGGTGATCCCTTCGATGGAAGGATTCACGGCTGACAGCTCAGAAAGTTTAGAACCATGCATGGGAATGACTTTTCCATCACTAGAAGATGCGAGGGATTTCTATTACGAATACGCCAAGCGTACAGGTTTCACCATACGAACAAACCGAATCCGTCACTCACTAAAGAATATGGCTATTATTGGCCGGGACTTTGTTTGTTCTAGGGAAGGTTTTCGTGCTGCGAAGCATGCGCTTAGAAAAGACAGGGTTCTTCCTCCAAGACCAGTTACCAGAGAAGGCTGCAAAGCGATGATAAGGCTGGCAGCAAGGGATGGAGGTAAATGGGCTGTTACCAAATTTGTCCGAGAGCACAACCACAAATTGCTGACTCATTGTAAATTCCCTGGGGAGCTTCCAATTGTCAATATACTCAGTGAG GAAGAAAAGGACAAGAAAATACGGGATCTCTACAATGAACTTCAGCGTGAAAGAGAGCGATCTGCAGCAATTCAACAACAACTACGGTTGATTCTCAAAGATCTAGAAGAGCATGCTGAGATCATGTCTATAAGAGTTGAAGACATTGTTAACAGCTTGAGAGAAATTGAACTTGATGAGTTGTAG
- the LOC102621120 gene encoding calmodulin-like protein 3 yields the protein MRSILLRIFLLYTFILHLLPKKLRRFLPRSWFPAPALGPSLSSQSNTNPTRSTMDQAELDRVFQMFDHNGDGRISKKELNDSLENLGIYIPDVELTQMIERIDVNGDGCVDIDEFGALYKSIMEEKDEEEDMKEAFNVFDQNGDGFITFDELKSVLGSLGLKQGRTVEDCKRMIMKVDVDGDGMVDYKEFKQMMKGGGFSALT from the coding sequence ATGcgctccattttgttgagaaTTTTCCTTCTTTACACTTTCATCCTTCATTTGCTCCCAAAGAAGCTCCGTCGCTTCCTCCCCCGTTCCTGGTTCCCCGCCCCCGCTCTGGGCCCCAGCCTGTCGTCACAGTCCAACACGAACCCGACGCGATCGACAATGGACCAGGCAGAGCTGGACCGGGTTTTCCAAATGTTCGACCACAACGGAGACGGGCGGATATCGAAGAAGGAGCTGAACGACTCGTTGGAGAACCTGGGAATATACATTCCGGACGTGGAGCTGACCCAGATGATCGAGCGGATCGACGTCAACGGAGACGGCTGCGTCGACATCGACGAGTTCGGGGCGCTGTACAAGTCCATCATGGAAGAGAAAGACGAGGAGGAAGACATGAAGGAAGCGTTCAACGTGTTCGACCAGAACGGCGACGGGTTCATCACGTTTGACGAGTTGAAATCCGTGTTGGGGTCCCTGGGGCTCAAGCAAGGCCGGACCGTAGAGGATTGCAAGCGGATGATCATGAAGGTCGACGTGGACGGTGACGGCATGGTTGATTACAAGGAGTTCAAGCAGATGATGAAAGGCGGTGGGTTCAGTGCTTTGACTTGA
- the LOC107176221 gene encoding zinc finger BED domain-containing protein RICESLEEPER 1-like isoform X2, translated as MEGDPNVGSSSPSAIKKRKKPSAVWEEMIKHIEADGKVKAECKHCKKTFDGSSKKGTTHLKNHLQRCRANNNKRKSGSDGRDRDDQHQSLSASIKTKELASLIKEKSLRGLIKHWFDPEGHTGDEECEDWPDLDPWVLNSRNDEILQLYQEEKEKLCQFLNNLSCRFTLRLAYCDSDLDDGCLLEVNYIDDSWERQSKIISFWQCPHDHIKNLTEAVKQSCMDWKIDTNICSLLLSLPIDTTDGLDNEIGKMESWFSQRRSLPFAGCLLDTYYLWQYVDSVLLSEDYVRDGIRSLKECAAYVHNQSTSDKLIQLDSLVEIKISILKDGPSGTRFLGFYWYFEAAVGVKEVFSALEQFDSEFRSINLSKQKWDEVTATFEHLKFLYRDISFFWTKGDIPIIVDLPYVHKILKDRCNHTIEDCLFCQKVMKEAIDLFFSKNYSVRVIAVILDPRLKMDGVRLHYKEIYGSDADIYIEKVNKDFRDVYDAYAATDTSSSKSYRMLDATSSPKSELDLYMKELKVPAVEQFNILAWWRGNAPFYPTLARMARDYLALEITFDVEGALMDLLCDLEYINYKFKFCDLPEIITHLLCLKGILSSAEN; from the exons ATGGAG GGAGATCCGAATGTAGGAAGCTCATCACCATCAGCtattaagaaaaggaaaaagcctTCAGCGGTTTGGGAGGAGATGATAAAGCACATAGAGGCAGATGGAAAAGTGAAGGCCGAATGCAAACATTGTAAGAAGACGTTTGACGGTTCAAGCAAGAAAGGAACCACACATCTCAAAAATCATTTACAGAGATGCCGAGCTAATAACAATAAGAGAAAAAGTGGATCTGATGGTCGTGATAGGGATGATCAACATCAATCACTGTCCGcatcaatcaaaacaaaagagtTAGCCAGtcttattaaagaaaaatctcttcGTGGTCTGATCAAGCACTGGTTCGACCCAGAAGGACATACTGGTGATGAGGAATGCGAGGATTGGCCGGATTTGGATCCATGGGTGTTAAACTCGAGAAATGATGAAATACTCCAACTCTACcaagaagagaaggaaaaacTTTGCCAATTTCTTAATAACCTCTCTTGTCGTTTCACTTTACGACTTGCTTACTGCGACTCCGATTTGGATGATGGATGTCTCTTGGAAGTAAACTATATTGATGATAGTTGGGAACGGCAGAGCAAGATTATTAGTTTTTGGCAGTGTCCTCATGATCATATCAAGAATTTGACAGAAGCTGTGAAACAATCATGTATGGATTGGAAGATCGACACGAATATATGCTCTCTActtctttctcttccaatTGATACAACAGACGGTCTGGATAACGAAATTGGAAAGATGGAAAGTTGGTTTAGTCAACGACGTTCACTTCCTTTTGCCGGGTGCCTACTTGATACGTATTATTTATGGCAGTATGTTGATTCCGTATTGCTCTCCGAAGATTACGTGAGGGATGGGATACGGTCCTTAAAGGAGTGTGCTGCTTATGTGCATAACCAGTCAACATCAGATAAACTAATTCAGTTGGACAGTCTCGTAGAAATTAAGATTTCCATACTCAAAGATGGTCCTTCTGGTACTCGTTTCTTGGGTTTTTATTGGTATTTTGAGGCTGCAGTGGGCGTGAAAGAAGTATTTTCAGCGCTGGAGCAATTCGATTCCGAGTTTAGGTCaattaatttaagtaaacAAAAATGGGATGAGGTAACTGCCACGTTCGAGCATTTGAAATTCTTGTATCGTGATATCAGCTTCTTTTGGACTAAAGGTGATATTCCAATAATTGTAGATCTCCCGTACGTGCATAAGATATTAAAGGATCGATGCAACCACACAATTGAAGATTGTCTTTTTTGCCAAAAAGTGATGAAGGAAGCTATTGATCTATTTTTTAGCAAAAATTATTCGGTTAGAGTCATTGCAGTAATTCTTGACCCACGGCTCAAAATGGATGGTGTGCGACTTCATTACAAGGAGATTTATGGCAGTGATGCTGATATATACATTGAGAAAGTGAATAAAGATTTTAGAGACGTTTATGATGCATATGCAGCAACCGACACCAGCAGTTCAAAGTCATATCGAATGCTAGACGCCACTTCATCACCAAAATCAGAACTTGATCTGTATATGAAAGAGCTTAAAGTACCAGCAGTCGAACAGTTTAACATACTAGCTTGGTGGCGTGGCAATGCTCCATTCTATCCGACCCTCGCAAGAATGGCTCGTGATTACTTAGCATTAGAAATAACTTTTGATGTTGAGGGTGCCTTGATGGACCTGCTGTGCGACttagaatatattaattataaatttaaattttgtgactTACCCGAGATAATAACGCATTTGCTATGCTTAAAAGGAATTTTGAGTAGCGCTGAAAATTAG
- the LOC107176221 gene encoding zinc finger BED domain-containing protein RICESLEEPER 2-like isoform X3 gives MEGDPNVGSSSPSAIKKRKKPSAVWEEMIKHIEADGKVKAECKHCKKTFDGSSKKGTTHLKNHLQRCRANNNKRKSGSDGRDRDDQHQSLSASIKTKELASLIKEKSLRGLIKHWFDPEGHTGDEECEDWPDLDPWVLNSRNDEILQLYQEEKEKLCQFLNNLSCRFTLRLAYCDSDLDDGCLLEVNYIDDSWERQSKIISFWQCPHDHIKNLTEAVKQSCMDWKIDTNICSLLLSLPIDTTDGLDNEIGKMESWFSQRRSLPFAGCLLDTYYLWQYVDSVLLSEDYVRDGIRSLKECAAYVHNQSTSDKLIQLDSLVEIKISILKDGPSGTRFLGFYWYFEAAVGVKEVFSALEQFDSEFRSINLSKQKWDEISRTCIRY, from the exons ATGGAG GGAGATCCGAATGTAGGAAGCTCATCACCATCAGCtattaagaaaaggaaaaagcctTCAGCGGTTTGGGAGGAGATGATAAAGCACATAGAGGCAGATGGAAAAGTGAAGGCCGAATGCAAACATTGTAAGAAGACGTTTGACGGTTCAAGCAAGAAAGGAACCACACATCTCAAAAATCATTTACAGAGATGCCGAGCTAATAACAATAAGAGAAAAAGTGGATCTGATGGTCGTGATAGGGATGATCAACATCAATCACTGTCCGcatcaatcaaaacaaaagagtTAGCCAGtcttattaaagaaaaatctcttcGTGGTCTGATCAAGCACTGGTTCGACCCAGAAGGACATACTGGTGATGAGGAATGCGAGGATTGGCCGGATTTGGATCCATGGGTGTTAAACTCGAGAAATGATGAAATACTCCAACTCTACcaagaagagaaggaaaaacTTTGCCAATTTCTTAATAACCTCTCTTGTCGTTTCACTTTACGACTTGCTTACTGCGACTCCGATTTGGATGATGGATGTCTCTTGGAAGTAAACTATATTGATGATAGTTGGGAACGGCAGAGCAAGATTATTAGTTTTTGGCAGTGTCCTCATGATCATATCAAGAATTTGACAGAAGCTGTGAAACAATCATGTATGGATTGGAAGATCGACACGAATATATGCTCTCTActtctttctcttccaatTGATACAACAGACGGTCTGGATAACGAAATTGGAAAGATGGAAAGTTGGTTTAGTCAACGACGTTCACTTCCTTTTGCCGGGTGCCTACTTGATACGTATTATTTATGGCAGTATGTTGATTCCGTATTGCTCTCCGAAGATTACGTGAGGGATGGGATACGGTCCTTAAAGGAGTGTGCTGCTTATGTGCATAACCAGTCAACATCAGATAAACTAATTCAGTTGGACAGTCTCGTAGAAATTAAGATTTCCATACTCAAAGATGGTCCTTCTGGTACTCGTTTCTTGGGTTTTTATTGGTATTTTGAGGCTGCAGTGGGCGTGAAAGAAGTATTTTCAGCGCTGGAGCAATTCGATTCCGAGTTTAGGTCaattaatttaagtaaacAAAAATGGGATGAG ATCTCCCGTACGTGCATAAGATATTAA